A region of Streptomyces liliifuscus DNA encodes the following proteins:
- a CDS encoding ParA family protein, translating to MTTAHPSDIDVADEASLPAPVVLAIATQKGGVGKTTTTVNLGARLSMAGYNVLIVDLEPQAQAGTALGITLGGHEDEAANEAELQRSLGYILQMALQKFPRPHLKQAMFDRTDEVLGDFEGHGQLCVLASEEASMSAAQNAFVTKPYKEIVTLRHLLLQEARGFHFVLIDTPPAVSHLNAVALAAADFVVTVCIPEYQSIKGALVLSAATHAIATNTQGVCEPQLLGALLNRSNPESAWTAQDVDIRNAMIGDGINAEPGRGLFPFVTDVRRDVRISESYIHGRPAVTRFPNHSCGKQYTGVVEEILDRIQLPRQKWTIADPVLVEENVDA from the coding sequence ATGACCACAGCCCATCCGAGCGACATCGACGTCGCCGACGAGGCATCGCTCCCGGCGCCGGTGGTGCTTGCCATCGCCACTCAGAAGGGCGGCGTGGGCAAGACGACCACCACCGTGAACTTGGGCGCACGCCTCTCCATGGCCGGCTACAACGTCCTAATTGTTGATCTTGAGCCCCAGGCGCAAGCTGGAACCGCGCTCGGCATCACGCTCGGCGGCCATGAGGATGAGGCTGCGAACGAAGCGGAGCTCCAGCGGTCTCTCGGCTACATCCTGCAGATGGCTCTCCAGAAGTTCCCGCGTCCGCATCTCAAGCAGGCGATGTTCGACCGCACCGACGAGGTACTGGGGGACTTCGAAGGTCACGGTCAGCTTTGCGTCCTTGCCTCGGAAGAGGCATCCATGTCAGCGGCGCAGAACGCCTTCGTGACGAAGCCCTACAAGGAGATCGTCACCCTTCGACACCTCTTGCTCCAGGAGGCACGGGGCTTCCACTTCGTCCTCATCGACACACCGCCGGCCGTATCCCACCTCAACGCAGTGGCGCTGGCGGCCGCTGACTTCGTGGTAACCGTCTGCATCCCGGAGTACCAGTCCATCAAGGGTGCCCTGGTTCTGAGCGCGGCCACGCACGCGATCGCAACGAACACCCAGGGAGTCTGCGAGCCACAGCTTCTCGGCGCTCTACTCAATCGCTCCAACCCCGAGTCTGCGTGGACGGCTCAGGACGTGGACATCCGGAACGCGATGATTGGTGACGGCATCAACGCCGAGCCAGGGCGGGGCCTCTTTCCGTTCGTTACGGATGTGCGACGCGACGTCCGCATCTCGGAGTCCTACATCCACGGCCGGCCCGCCGTAACGCGGTTCCCGAATCACTCGTGTGGCAAGCAGTACACGGGCGTCGTGGAGGAGATCCTGGACCGCATCCAACTGCCGCGCCAGAAGTGGACCATCGCCGATCCGGTCCTTGTCGAGGAGAACGTCGATGCCTGA